One window from the genome of Amphiprion ocellaris isolate individual 3 ecotype Okinawa chromosome 23, ASM2253959v1, whole genome shotgun sequence encodes:
- the LOC111566006 gene encoding tripartite motif-containing protein 16-like, with product MAERGNQSNSQKFSRPICLDLLKDPVTTSCGHSYCMNCIKTHWDGQDGRGTYSCPQCGKTFTPRPVLEKNIMLAEMVEELKQTELQAAAAADHCYAGPEDVACDVCTGRKRKSIKSCLGCVASYCEQHLQPHYDSPPLKKHKLVEPSKNLQENICSRHDEVMKIFCRTDQQSLCYLCTMDEHKGHETVSAAAERTEKQKELEVSRLNIQQRIQDREKDVKLLQQEVKNINGSADKTVEDSEKMFTEMIRLIQKRSRDVKQQIRSQQEAEVSRVKELQEKLEQEISDLKRKDAELKQLSDTQDHNQFLHNYPSVSALSESTHSSSINIHPRRYYEKVTAAVTESRDKLQDILRDTRTNISPTTTDGDVFLSNSQPEPKTRAGFLKYSQKITLDPNTPHRWLLLSEGNSKVTAMKKPQSYRDHPDRFTGCWQVLSKESLTGRCYWEVEWRGRAADVAVAYKNTSREGRSGECRFGLNDKSWALRCHKNGHTFWYNKIRTLVSGPPSSRIGVYLDHSAGILSFYSVSGTMTLLHRVQTTFTQPTHAGLYLWDMDDTVKFIQLK from the coding sequence ATGGCAGAGAGAGGAAATCAGTCGAATTCACAAAAATTCTCTCGTCCGATCTGTCTGGATCTACTGAAGGATCCGGTGACTACTTCCTGTGGACACAGCTACTGCATGAactgcattaaaacacactggGATGGACAGGATGGAAGGGGAACCTACAGCTGCCCTCAGTGCGGGAAGACTTTCACACCAAGGCCTGTCCTGGAGAAAAACATCATGCTAGCAGAGAtggtggaggagctgaagcAGACTGAactccaagctgctgctgctgctgatcactgCTATGCTGGACCTGAAGATGTGGCCTGTGATGTCTGcactgggaggaagaggaagtcCATCAAGTCCTGTTTAGGTTGTGTGGCGTCTTATTGTGAGCAGCACCTCCAACCTCACTATGACTCACCTCCATTGAAGAAGCACAAGCTGGTGGAGCCCTCCAAGAACCTCCAGGAGAACATCTGCTCTCGTCATGATGAGGTGATGAAGATTTTCTGTCGCACTGATCAGCAGTCTCTCTGTTATCTCTGCACAATGGATGAACATAAAGGCCATGAAACAgtctcagctgcagcagaaaggaCGGAGAAGCAGAAGGAGCTCGAAGTGAGTCGACTAAACATCCAGCAGAGAATCCAGGACCGAGAGAAAGATGTGAAGCTGCTTCAACAGGAGGTGAAGAACATCAATGGCTCTGCTGATAAAACAGTGGAGGACAGTGAGAAGATGTTCACCGAGATGATCCGTCTCATCCAGAAAAGAAGCCGAGATGTGAAGCAGCAGATCAGATCCCAGCAGGAGGCTGAAGTGAGTCGAGTCAAAGAGCTtcaggagaagctggagcaggagatCAGTGATCTGAAGAGGAAAGATGCTGAGTTGAAGCAGCTCTCAGATACACAAGATCACAACCAGTTTCTCCACAACTACCCCTCAGTGTCAGCACTCAGTGAGTCCACACACTCATCCAGCATCAACATCCATCCTCGGAGATACTATGAGAAAGTGACAGCAGCtgtgacagagagcagagacaaacTACAGGACATTCTGAGGGACACACGGACAAACATCTCACCGACGACCACTGACGGGGACGTTTTCCTGTCAAATTCTCAGCCAGAACCAAAGACCAGAGCTGGATtcttaaaatattcacaaaaaatcacacTGGATCCAAACACACCACACAGATGGCTGTTATTATCTGAAGGAAACTCAAAAGTAACAGCAATGAAAAAACCTCAGTCTTATCGTGATCATCCGGACAGATTCACTGGATGTTGGCAGGTTCTCAGTAAAGAGAGTCTGACTGGACGttgttactgggaggtggagtggagaggaagagcagctgatgtagcggTCGCATACAAGAATACCAGCAGAGAAGGACGGTCAGGTGAATGTCGATTTGGATTAAATGACAAATCTTGGGCTCTGCGCTGTCACAAAAACGGTCATACGTTTTGGTACAACAAAATCAGAACTCTTGTCTCAGGTCCTCCTTCCTCCAGAATAGGAGTTTATCTGGATCACAGTGCAGGTATTCTGTCTTTCTACAGCGTCTCTGGGACCATGActctcctccacagagtccagaccacaTTCACTCAGCCAACACATGCTGGACTTTACCTTTGGGATATGGACGACACTGTTAAATTCATTCAACTGAAATAG